Proteins encoded within one genomic window of Deinococcus sp. YIM 134068:
- the rlmN gene encoding 23S rRNA (adenine(2503)-C(2))-methyltransferase RlmN has translation MQLLLDLHPDAYPLEGFRRRQLLEWVFVQGVGTFEAMTNLPAEARTDLSAQFHLNPFKDIETVRSADGSVKYLFTLHDGRQMEAVYMPYLDRKTICVSTMVGCPARCAFCATGAMGFGRNLTPGEIVGQVLAVAGGEGIAPRELRNLVFMGMGEPLLNYANTMTAARILLHPQALGMSKRRVTLSTVGLANGIRRLAREDDLGLKLAISLHAPDEETRQRIIPTGAANSIPEIMAAAREYQAVTGRRVTLEYAMLRGVNDGLWQAELLADLLEGLVSHVNLIPMNPWDGSGFESSDETQIQAFYDTLEARGVDVSVRRSRGKDAGAACGQLALKRPGAVAGAVPA, from the coding sequence ATGCAGCTTCTCCTCGACCTTCACCCCGACGCGTACCCGCTGGAGGGCTTCCGGCGGCGGCAACTGCTGGAGTGGGTCTTCGTGCAGGGGGTAGGGACCTTCGAGGCGATGACGAACCTGCCCGCCGAGGCCCGCACCGACCTGAGCGCCCAGTTCCACCTCAACCCGTTTAAGGACATCGAGACGGTTCGCAGCGCGGACGGCTCGGTGAAGTACCTCTTCACGCTGCACGACGGGCGGCAGATGGAGGCCGTCTACATGCCCTACCTCGACCGCAAGACGATCTGCGTCTCGACGATGGTGGGCTGCCCCGCCAGGTGCGCCTTCTGCGCGACGGGGGCGATGGGCTTCGGGCGCAACCTCACGCCGGGCGAGATCGTCGGGCAGGTGCTGGCGGTGGCGGGCGGCGAGGGCATTGCGCCGCGCGAGTTGCGGAACCTCGTCTTCATGGGCATGGGCGAGCCGCTGCTGAACTACGCGAACACGATGACGGCGGCGCGCATCCTGCTGCACCCCCAGGCGCTCGGCATGAGCAAGCGGCGGGTGACGCTCTCGACCGTGGGGCTGGCGAACGGCATCCGCAGGCTCGCGCGGGAGGACGACCTCGGCCTCAAGCTGGCGATCAGCCTGCACGCGCCCGACGAGGAGACGCGCCAGCGCATTATTCCGACGGGGGCGGCCAACTCCATCCCCGAGATCATGGCCGCCGCCCGCGAGTACCAGGCGGTGACGGGCCGCCGCGTGACGCTGGAGTACGCGATGCTGCGCGGGGTGAACGACGGGCTGTGGCAGGCGGAATTGCTCGCCGACCTGCTGGAAGGATTGGTGAGCCATGTCAACCTCATCCCGATGAATCCGTGGGACGGCTCGGGCTTCGAGTCGAGCGATGAAACGCAGATTCAGGCGTTCTACGACACGCTGGAGGCGCGCGGCGTGGACGTGAGCGTGCGGCGCTCTCGGGGCAAGGATGCCGGGGCGGCGTGCGGGCAGCTCGCGCTCAAGCGGCCCGGCGCGGTGGCGGGGGCGGTTCCGGCGTAA